A section of the Paenibacillus odorifer genome encodes:
- a CDS encoding M15 family metallopeptidase — protein MNAVTLGMPIRFTQLFRTIAEQVALNALGSIKLSFSVINAKGGTSYYDFGLAIDLAVLLPDGKQVSWDIKRDGDGGKVADWTEVVQEAKSFGFN, from the coding sequence TTGAACGCTGTTACACTCGGAATGCCTATCCGTTTCACTCAACTATTTCGAACTATTGCTGAGCAAGTCGCTCTAAATGCACTAGGAAGCATTAAACTCAGCTTTAGTGTTATCAATGCAAAGGGTGGAACTAGTTATTATGACTTTGGACTAGCTATCGACCTTGCAGTGTTATTACCCGATGGGAAACAAGTATCTTGGGATATAAAACGTGACGGCGACGGTGGTAAAGTGGCTGATTGGACGGAGGTAGTTCAAGAGGCAAAATCTTTTGGCTTCAACTGA